The following are from one region of the Actinopolyspora halophila DSM 43834 genome:
- the purB gene encoding adenylosuccinate lyase: MTDKPSIPDALASRYASPELVKLWSPQHKIVLERKLWLAVLRAQSELGVEVPAEAVADYERVLERVDLESIAERERVTRHDVKARIEEFNELAGHEHVHKGMTSRDLTENVEQLQVRRSLEHARDRTVAVLARLGQLAGEHGELVMAGRSHNVAAQATTLGKRFATAADELLVAYRRLEELLARYPLRGIKGPVGTSQDALDLFDGDLDKLTELERRVAGHLGFGKVLGSVGQVYPRSLDFEVLTTLSQLAAAPSSLAKTIRLMAGQELVTEGFKPGQVGSSAMPHKMNTRSCERVNGLAVVLRGYVSMSGELAGDQWNEGDVSCSVVRRVALPDAFFAFDGLLETMLTVLDEFGAFPAVIDRELDRYLPFLATTKVLMAAVRAGVGRETAHEAIKENAVAVALDMRERGLERNDLLDRLAADERLPLDRERLGELLSDPLEFTGAAATQVREVLSEINTVIERHPDAAAYSPAPIL; the protein is encoded by the coding sequence GTGACGGACAAGCCCAGCATTCCCGACGCACTGGCCAGCAGGTACGCCTCCCCGGAGCTGGTGAAACTCTGGTCACCGCAGCACAAGATCGTCCTGGAGCGCAAGCTGTGGCTCGCGGTGCTGCGGGCGCAGTCCGAGCTCGGCGTCGAGGTCCCCGCCGAGGCCGTCGCGGACTACGAGCGGGTCCTGGAACGGGTGGACCTGGAGTCGATCGCCGAACGGGAACGCGTCACCAGGCACGACGTCAAGGCGCGCATCGAGGAGTTCAACGAACTCGCCGGGCACGAGCACGTGCACAAGGGCATGACCTCGCGCGACCTGACCGAGAACGTGGAGCAGCTGCAGGTCCGGCGCAGTCTGGAGCACGCGCGCGACCGCACCGTCGCGGTGCTGGCCAGGCTGGGGCAACTGGCCGGTGAGCACGGTGAACTGGTCATGGCGGGCCGTTCGCACAACGTGGCGGCCCAGGCCACCACGCTCGGCAAGCGGTTCGCCACCGCCGCCGACGAACTGCTCGTGGCCTACCGCAGGCTGGAGGAGCTGCTCGCGCGCTACCCGCTGCGCGGCATCAAGGGACCCGTGGGTACCTCCCAGGACGCGCTGGACCTGTTCGACGGCGACCTGGACAAGTTGACCGAGCTGGAACGCAGGGTCGCCGGACACCTCGGCTTCGGCAAGGTGCTCGGCAGCGTCGGGCAGGTCTACCCCCGCTCCCTCGACTTCGAGGTGCTGACCACGCTCTCGCAGCTGGCCGCGGCCCCTTCCAGCCTGGCCAAGACCATCCGGCTGATGGCGGGGCAGGAGCTGGTCACCGAGGGCTTCAAGCCGGGGCAGGTCGGTTCCAGCGCGATGCCGCACAAGATGAACACGCGCTCCTGCGAACGGGTCAACGGGCTCGCCGTGGTGCTGCGCGGATACGTGTCGATGTCCGGCGAGCTCGCGGGCGACCAGTGGAACGAGGGGGACGTCTCCTGCTCGGTGGTGCGGCGCGTGGCGCTGCCCGACGCGTTCTTCGCCTTCGACGGGCTGCTGGAGACGATGTTGACCGTGCTGGACGAGTTCGGTGCCTTCCCCGCCGTGATCGACCGGGAACTGGACCGGTACCTGCCTTTCCTGGCCACGACCAAGGTGCTGATGGCCGCGGTGCGGGCCGGTGTGGGCCGGGAGACCGCGCACGAGGCGATCAAGGAGAACGCCGTGGCGGTGGCCCTGGACATGCGTGAGCGGGGGTTGGAGCGCAACGACCTGCTCGACCGGTTGGCCGCGGACGAGCGGCTGCCGCTGGACCGCGAGCGGCTCGGCGAGCTGCTGTCCGACCCGCTGGAGTTCACCGGGGCTGCCGCGACTCAGGTGCGCGAGGTGCTCTCCGAGATCAACACGGTCATCGAGCGGCACCCCGACGCGGCGGCCTACTCCCCCGCCCCGATCCTCTGA
- a CDS encoding GntG family PLP-dependent aldolase encodes MPIDLRSDTVTRPDERMTAAMAAAELGDDVLDRDPTMRKLEARIAELLGTEEALWVPSGTMGNLIALSVHLQRGDRFLAPRKAHVLTHELGSAAWLASGMPEPLSWDAGPGRPTPWLIRSEAADTGRYDALRTNLLCLENTHNGAGGTAVPPDEHAQLVAAAKDNGLRVHVDGARIFNAAIALGVPPAALTVGADTVQTCLSKGLGAPVGSAVAGSSEFVEQARRMRKMLGGGVRQGGVLAAAGLVALDRTERLRTDHDNAKKLAEGLVERGWNITSPQTNIVLASVPDVQHSLEWLRGLGVLAVPMGGRLRFVTHGDVSSADIDEVLRRVEQSA; translated from the coding sequence ATGCCGATCGATCTCCGTTCCGACACGGTGACACGTCCCGACGAGCGGATGACGGCGGCCATGGCCGCCGCGGAACTCGGCGACGACGTGCTGGACCGCGACCCGACCATGCGGAAGCTGGAAGCCAGAATCGCGGAACTGCTCGGCACCGAGGAGGCGCTGTGGGTCCCCAGCGGCACCATGGGGAACCTGATCGCGCTCTCCGTGCACCTGCAGCGCGGGGACCGCTTCCTCGCGCCGCGCAAAGCGCACGTGCTCACCCACGAGCTCGGTTCGGCGGCCTGGCTCGCCTCCGGGATGCCCGAACCGCTGAGCTGGGACGCGGGCCCCGGACGCCCCACTCCCTGGCTGATTCGCTCCGAAGCGGCCGACACGGGGCGCTACGACGCGTTGCGCACCAACCTGCTCTGCCTCGAGAACACGCACAACGGGGCCGGGGGCACGGCCGTCCCGCCCGACGAACACGCACAGCTGGTGGCCGCGGCCAAGGACAACGGACTCAGGGTTCACGTGGACGGCGCGCGCATCTTCAACGCCGCGATCGCGCTGGGTGTCCCCCCCGCCGCCCTGACCGTGGGCGCGGACACGGTGCAGACCTGTCTCAGCAAGGGGCTCGGCGCTCCGGTCGGTTCCGCGGTCGCGGGTAGCTCCGAGTTCGTCGAGCAGGCCCGCCGCATGCGCAAGATGCTCGGGGGCGGCGTCCGCCAGGGCGGTGTGCTGGCCGCGGCCGGTCTGGTGGCGCTGGACCGCACCGAGAGACTGCGCACCGACCACGACAACGCGAAGAAGCTCGCCGAGGGACTCGTCGAGCGCGGCTGGAACATCACCTCACCGCAGACGAACATCGTGCTTGCGTCCGTCCCGGACGTGCAGCACAGTCTCGAGTGGCTGCGCGGACTCGGCGTGCTCGCCGTGCCGATGGGCGGCAGACTGCGGTTCGTCACGCACGGCGACGTGAGCTCGGCCGACATCGACGAGGTACTGCGTCGGGTGGAGCAGAGCGCCTGA
- a CDS encoding SigE family RNA polymerase sigma factor: MDQREEQEFAEYFAARREAVRRMAYMMCGDWHRADDLAQNAFIAVHRKWNKIRDKDALDAYVRRTLTRAVIDESRKPWRRERTVEQLPERPAGNPDVDDSVATRRTLLAGLRMVPPKQRAVLVLRYLEGLDVAGVAEIMKCSEGNVKSQTARGLEALRTALGDSLGDLWSMS, encoded by the coding sequence GTGGACCAACGCGAGGAGCAGGAGTTCGCGGAGTACTTCGCGGCTCGGCGAGAGGCCGTGCGTCGGATGGCGTACATGATGTGCGGCGATTGGCACCGCGCAGACGATCTCGCCCAGAACGCCTTCATCGCGGTGCACCGCAAGTGGAACAAGATACGCGACAAGGACGCGCTGGACGCCTACGTCCGGAGGACCCTCACGCGTGCGGTGATCGACGAGTCACGGAAACCGTGGCGCCGGGAACGGACGGTGGAGCAGCTCCCCGAGCGGCCCGCCGGGAACCCGGACGTGGACGATTCCGTGGCCACGCGTCGCACGCTGCTAGCCGGATTGCGCATGGTGCCGCCCAAGCAGCGGGCCGTGCTGGTGCTGCGCTATCTGGAAGGACTCGACGTGGCCGGGGTCGCCGAGATCATGAAATGCAGCGAGGGCAATGTGAAGAGCCAGACGGCGCGGGGGCTGGAAGCGCTCCGAACCGCGCTGGGGGACTCGCTCGGCGATCTGTGGTCGATGTCGTGA
- the purD gene encoding phosphoribosylamine--glycine ligase produces the protein MRILVIGAGGREHAIVLALSRDPAVTALACAPGNAGTSVLSESYPVDVSDPASVTELAVGWRADLVVLGPETPLVAGVSDALRAEGIACFGPSRAAARIEGSKAFAKDVMLSAGVPTAHSETVDNPAKLDAALVNFGPTWVVKDDGLAGGKGVLVTEDFDAARAHALKLLEDGHPVLLESFLDGPEASLLCLVDGSTVRPLLPAQDFKRVGDGDVGPNTGGMGAYAPLPWADEGLVDEVVRTVVQPTADELANRGTPFSGLLYAGLALTSSGPQVVEFNCRFGDPETQAVLAMLSTPLSGLLDAVARGELAEQPEPEWLPGAAVTVVLAAEGYPGRPRVDETIGGSDAPGVLHSGTRVRPDGTVVSAGGRVLSVVATGADLDSAREEVYRRVDAVHLPGAHYRTDIAARAARGELALPRKSGSTRSSR, from the coding sequence GTGCGCATCCTCGTGATTGGTGCAGGCGGCAGGGAACACGCGATCGTGCTGGCGCTTTCCCGCGACCCCGCGGTGACCGCTCTGGCGTGTGCTCCGGGCAACGCGGGAACCTCGGTGCTCTCCGAGTCGTATCCGGTCGACGTGTCCGATCCGGCCTCGGTCACCGAACTCGCCGTCGGATGGCGAGCCGACCTGGTGGTCCTCGGCCCGGAGACCCCGTTGGTCGCCGGGGTGTCCGATGCGCTCCGCGCCGAGGGGATCGCCTGTTTCGGCCCTTCCAGAGCCGCCGCGCGCATCGAGGGATCGAAGGCCTTCGCCAAGGACGTCATGCTCTCGGCCGGGGTGCCGACGGCACACAGCGAAACGGTGGACAACCCAGCCAAGCTGGACGCCGCGCTGGTCAACTTCGGTCCCACCTGGGTGGTCAAGGACGACGGACTGGCCGGCGGCAAGGGCGTGCTGGTCACCGAGGACTTCGACGCGGCCCGCGCGCACGCGTTGAAGCTGCTGGAGGACGGGCATCCGGTACTGCTCGAATCGTTCCTGGACGGCCCCGAGGCCTCCCTGCTGTGCCTGGTCGACGGTTCGACCGTGCGTCCGCTGCTGCCCGCGCAGGACTTCAAACGGGTCGGCGACGGTGATGTCGGCCCGAACACCGGTGGCATGGGCGCCTACGCCCCGCTGCCGTGGGCGGACGAGGGGCTGGTCGACGAGGTGGTGCGCACCGTCGTCCAGCCCACCGCGGACGAACTGGCGAACCGCGGGACCCCGTTCTCGGGGTTGCTCTACGCGGGGCTGGCGCTGACCTCCTCCGGTCCGCAGGTCGTCGAGTTCAACTGCCGGTTCGGGGACCCGGAGACCCAGGCAGTGCTCGCGATGCTGAGCACCCCGTTGTCGGGCCTGCTCGACGCGGTGGCCCGGGGTGAGCTGGCCGAGCAGCCCGAGCCGGAGTGGCTGCCCGGGGCCGCCGTGACGGTGGTTCTCGCCGCGGAGGGCTACCCCGGACGGCCGCGCGTCGACGAGACGATCGGTGGTTCCGACGCCCCCGGGGTGCTGCACTCCGGCACTCGTGTCCGCCCGGACGGGACCGTGGTCTCCGCGGGCGGCCGGGTGCTGTCGGTGGTGGCGACCGGAGCGGACCTGGACTCCGCGCGGGAGGAGGTCTACCGCCGGGTCGATGCGGTGCACCTGCCGGGTGCGCACTACCGCACCGACATCGCGGCCCGCGCGGCTCGTGGCGAGCTCGCGCTGCCCCGGAAGAGCGGTTCCACTCGAAGCTCCCGCTGA
- a CDS encoding DUF2690 domain-containing protein has translation MATPRRGGWTPLDPEVPPYTRALTERLRESCQRAGRPSFRQLRVRSTSSGGVTLTLATLSRVFTPDPSATDQRSLPEWVYYETLLELLGVEAAPFRELWERAQHEWRIREKTTPEVAADPSGVADSPGVPAQEAREADAEVAPAVGGEDPAGARGDGAAREEESAEPVEVASVERLPEAPDRGRTFRYSFRPAILLVLALLFGGGVGVVFVVFPDERSLPERAEESVRGSRQASTVTRQSDGSSPYETECADPTRMRVFYSHLYRDWPRQEEPTTAVVRLHYSPTCRTVWAVLEDAAPGSVATLRRESDGAELSCTAGANGSCITSQLDDAGHRSYAEARGSGAYARTRSF, from the coding sequence ATGGCGACGCCGCGACGCGGTGGGTGGACACCGTTGGACCCGGAGGTGCCGCCGTACACGCGTGCGCTGACCGAGCGCCTTCGGGAGAGTTGTCAGCGAGCCGGGCGTCCCTCGTTCCGGCAACTGCGTGTGCGCAGCACCTCCTCGGGCGGTGTGACGTTGACGCTGGCGACGTTGAGTCGCGTGTTCACCCCGGATCCCTCCGCTACCGACCAACGCAGTCTGCCCGAGTGGGTCTACTACGAGACGCTGCTCGAGCTGCTGGGAGTCGAGGCGGCTCCGTTCCGTGAACTGTGGGAGCGCGCCCAGCACGAGTGGCGTATCCGGGAGAAGACGACGCCCGAGGTCGCCGCGGACCCGTCCGGGGTGGCGGACTCCCCCGGGGTTCCCGCGCAGGAGGCGCGGGAGGCGGACGCCGAGGTCGCTCCTGCGGTCGGGGGAGAGGACCCCGCGGGGGCGCGGGGGGACGGGGCCGCTCGGGAGGAGGAGTCCGCGGAGCCGGTCGAGGTCGCTTCGGTGGAACGTCTTCCCGAAGCCCCTGATCGGGGAAGAACGTTCCGGTACTCGTTCCGACCTGCGATTCTGCTTGTGCTGGCTCTGCTGTTCGGCGGGGGTGTCGGGGTCGTGTTCGTCGTGTTCCCGGACGAGCGCTCCCTCCCGGAGCGGGCCGAGGAGTCCGTCCGCGGTTCGCGGCAGGCGTCCACGGTGACCCGTCAGTCGGACGGCAGCAGCCCTTACGAGACCGAATGCGCCGACCCGACACGCATGCGGGTGTTCTACAGCCACCTCTACCGGGACTGGCCGCGGCAGGAGGAGCCCACCACGGCCGTCGTCCGGCTGCACTACAGTCCCACCTGCCGTACGGTCTGGGCCGTTCTGGAGGACGCCGCGCCCGGTTCGGTGGCCACCTTGCGCCGGGAGAGCGACGGTGCCGAGTTGAGCTGCACGGCGGGGGCGAACGGATCGTGCATCACATCCCAACTGGACGACGCCGGTCATCGCAGTTACGCCGAGGCGCGTGGGAGCGGAGCCTACGCCCGCACGCGGTCCTTCTGA
- a CDS encoding TetR/AcrR family transcriptional regulator, which translates to MTAASTPKGERRRHLLVVAAAELLTEGGFAAVRHRAVAERAGLPLASTTYYFDSLDELIGAAVRHEAEGELAEGRRRLERLSEQPHATEDVIELILDLLLGTASRQGGTESVLLRYERLVGSPRRPGLAELMRDLAARLHELLGEIFTRSGMGISRDRMFELIALVDGAVVNALIESDPDPRGAARRMLRAQLL; encoded by the coding sequence ATGACGGCGGCGAGCACTCCGAAGGGCGAACGACGGCGACACCTGCTGGTGGTGGCCGCGGCCGAACTGCTGACGGAAGGGGGGTTCGCGGCGGTCCGGCACCGTGCGGTCGCCGAACGTGCCGGGCTTCCGCTGGCCTCGACGACGTACTACTTCGACTCGCTCGACGAGCTGATCGGAGCCGCTGTGCGGCACGAGGCCGAAGGAGAGCTGGCGGAGGGGCGGCGACGACTCGAACGGCTTTCCGAACAGCCGCACGCCACCGAGGACGTCATCGAACTGATCCTGGACCTGCTGCTGGGAACCGCATCGCGGCAGGGCGGGACGGAGTCGGTGCTGCTGCGTTACGAGCGGCTGGTCGGTTCCCCGCGCAGACCCGGTCTGGCCGAACTGATGCGCGACCTGGCCGCGCGGTTGCACGAGCTGCTCGGCGAGATCTTCACCAGGTCGGGGATGGGGATCAGCAGGGACCGGATGTTCGAGCTGATCGCGCTGGTCGACGGGGCCGTGGTCAACGCGCTGATCGAGAGCGACCCCGATCCCCGAGGGGCGGCCCGGAGGATGCTGCGCGCCCAGCTGCTCTGA
- a CDS encoding HAD family hydrolase, which translates to MPASPEPPRWVVFDYGGVISRPTDALPRIAAELGLDDPGVAEVTAAYFAERDAYDRGRVDHEYWKAVAGRLDRTVDAALAEKLTRIDIAGWSEFDPGTLALLRDLGARSSELALLSNAPTTFARSVERMPWTRHFRRLLFSGDLGTAKPDEGIWRILLDRLGVTPGQCLFFDDGPANVEAARRAGLEAELWRGPEHAREVLRSRGVSGLEGAP; encoded by the coding sequence GTGCCCGCTTCGCCCGAACCCCCGCGCTGGGTGGTTTTCGACTACGGTGGCGTCATAAGCAGGCCCACCGATGCGCTGCCACGGATCGCGGCCGAGCTGGGACTCGACGATCCGGGCGTCGCCGAGGTGACAGCCGCGTACTTCGCCGAACGCGACGCCTACGACCGGGGCCGCGTGGACCACGAGTACTGGAAGGCCGTGGCCGGACGGCTGGACAGGACCGTGGACGCGGCCCTGGCCGAGAAACTGACCCGGATCGACATCGCGGGGTGGTCGGAGTTCGATCCGGGGACCCTCGCGCTGCTCCGGGACCTCGGAGCGCGGTCGTCCGAGCTGGCGCTGCTGTCCAACGCTCCGACCACGTTCGCGCGGTCCGTGGAACGGATGCCCTGGACACGTCACTTCCGGCGATTGCTCTTCTCCGGTGACCTGGGAACGGCGAAACCCGACGAGGGCATCTGGCGAATACTGCTGGACCGGCTCGGAGTCACACCGGGGCAGTGCCTGTTCTTCGACGACGGCCCCGCCAACGTCGAGGCGGCCCGCCGAGCAGGACTCGAGGCCGAGCTGTGGCGGGGGCCCGAGCACGCGCGCGAAGTGCTGCGCTCACGTGGGGTGTCCGGCCTCGAGGGCGCCCCCTGA
- a CDS encoding DMT family transporter: MAWLVLILSGFLEAGWAVSLKLSEGFSRLVPSMAFLVLAAGSFAGLAWAMRALPVGPAYAVWTGIGAALTAVIGMVWLGDAVSVVKVVSIVLIVAGVLGLNLAGGGH, from the coding sequence ATGGCCTGGCTGGTGTTGATCCTCTCCGGCTTCCTCGAAGCCGGATGGGCCGTTTCCCTGAAGCTCTCGGAGGGGTTCAGCAGGCTCGTGCCGAGCATGGCCTTCCTCGTGCTCGCGGCGGGCAGCTTCGCCGGACTCGCCTGGGCGATGCGCGCGCTGCCGGTCGGCCCGGCCTACGCGGTCTGGACGGGCATAGGTGCCGCGTTGACCGCCGTGATCGGCATGGTCTGGCTCGGCGACGCCGTCTCCGTGGTCAAGGTGGTTTCGATCGTGCTGATCGTCGCCGGTGTTCTCGGCTTGAACCTGGCCGGAGGTGGACACTGA
- a CDS encoding phosphoribosylaminoimidazolesuccinocarboxamide synthase: MVALSEYRPVAAGKVRELYEVDADHLLLVASDRISAYDHVLRTPIPDKGRVLTAMSVFWFELLGDLVDNHLVAAGDDPRIPAEVRGRALLVRKLDMLPVECVARGYLSGSGLAEYRETGEVCGVTLPDGLVESSRLPEPIFTPATKAELGDHDENVSFAAVADTVGRRRAEQLRELTMGIYERAAEHARGRGVVLADTKFEFGVAEDGKLVLADEVLTPDSSRYWPADEYEPGRAQPSFDKQYVRDWLTSSESGWDRSADVPPPPLPPEVVAATRQRYVEAYERITGRDLADWPADSADS; this comes from the coding sequence GTGGTCGCGCTTTCCGAATACCGCCCGGTCGCGGCGGGCAAGGTCCGTGAACTCTACGAAGTGGACGCGGACCACCTGCTGCTGGTCGCCTCGGACCGCATCTCCGCCTACGACCACGTGCTGCGGACCCCGATCCCGGACAAGGGACGGGTGCTCACCGCGATGAGCGTGTTCTGGTTCGAGCTGCTCGGGGACCTGGTCGACAACCACCTGGTCGCAGCGGGCGACGACCCGCGCATCCCCGCCGAGGTGCGCGGCAGGGCGCTGTTGGTGCGCAAGCTGGACATGCTGCCGGTGGAGTGCGTGGCGCGCGGTTACCTCAGCGGCTCCGGCCTGGCCGAGTACCGGGAGACCGGCGAGGTCTGCGGGGTGACGCTGCCCGATGGCCTCGTCGAGTCCTCGCGACTCCCGGAGCCGATCTTCACCCCGGCCACCAAGGCGGAGCTGGGCGATCACGACGAGAACGTCAGCTTCGCCGCCGTGGCCGACACCGTGGGCAGGCGCCGCGCGGAGCAGCTCCGCGAGCTGACCATGGGGATCTACGAGCGGGCCGCCGAGCACGCGCGCGGCAGGGGCGTGGTCCTCGCGGACACCAAGTTCGAGTTCGGCGTCGCGGAGGACGGGAAGCTGGTCCTCGCGGACGAGGTGCTCACCCCGGACTCCTCGCGTTACTGGCCCGCCGACGAGTACGAGCCGGGCAGGGCACAGCCCTCCTTCGACAAGCAGTACGTGCGGGACTGGCTGACCTCCTCCGAATCCGGTTGGGACCGTTCCGCCGACGTGCCGCCCCCGCCGCTCCCCCCGGAGGTGGTGGCGGCCACGAGGCAGCGCTACGTCGAGGCGTACGAGCGGATCACCGGACGCGATCTGGCCGACTGGCCCGCGGACTCCGCGGACTCGTGA